A genomic segment from Truepera sp. encodes:
- a CDS encoding acetoacetate--CoA ligase, which translates to MSRAASEPLWTPPRARVAASAMEAFRLAAERATAASLPDYAALHAWSVARPDEFWGLLAEKLELPFRSRAATVRSTDPMPHTRWFEGGTLNYAEALLHPRGVAADAVAIVSAVEGGGETSLTWPELRDATARTRAALLAAGVGEGDAVAAFAANLPEAVITLLACASLGAVFTSCSPDFGAEAAAARFEQVGPKVLVASGAYRYGGKLMDRSETVAALRRRLKTLVQTVELVYPGEGPRLAGAPTWDEWLAGAAGPLEFTALPFDHPLYVLYSSGTTGAPKAMVHRAGGALLTHRKEHALHSDIGPGDVVYYFTTTGWMMWNWLVSALASGATIVLFDGSPAWPDPLVTFRLAERLGVTFFGTSARFIQELSRQGLSPGDACDLSALRTLASTGSPLSPHGFEYVYEAVKQDLHLASISGGTDIVSCFMLGVPTLPVYAGEIQGPGLGVDLRVFDESGNDVTGEPGELVCGSPLPSMPLRFLADPDFSRYRAAYFEQYPGVWRHGDLVERTAHGGIVVYGRSDATLNPGGVRIGTAEIYRPLEAVREVAEAVAVARRLEDDQEVWLLVVLRGGAVLDEALEARIRRVIRESTSPRHVPKRIIDVPELPRTRSGKTMELAVSRLVNGRPMTNREVVANPQALDQIAERLQRLHAG; encoded by the coding sequence ATGAGCCGCGCAGCGAGCGAACCGCTCTGGACCCCACCACGCGCCCGGGTAGCGGCGAGCGCCATGGAGGCGTTCCGGCTGGCCGCGGAGCGCGCCACCGCGGCCTCGCTGCCCGACTACGCCGCACTGCACGCCTGGAGCGTGGCACGGCCGGACGAGTTCTGGGGACTCCTTGCCGAGAAGCTGGAACTGCCGTTCCGAAGCCGCGCCGCCACCGTGCGGTCCACTGATCCAATGCCCCATACGCGGTGGTTCGAGGGCGGCACCCTCAACTACGCCGAGGCCCTGCTTCACCCGCGGGGTGTTGCAGCCGACGCTGTCGCCATCGTCTCGGCCGTGGAGGGCGGGGGCGAAACGAGCCTGACTTGGCCCGAGTTGCGCGACGCCACGGCGAGGACGCGCGCCGCCCTGCTGGCGGCCGGGGTGGGTGAGGGGGACGCGGTGGCGGCCTTCGCCGCCAACCTGCCCGAGGCCGTGATCACCCTCCTGGCCTGCGCCTCCCTGGGAGCCGTCTTCACGTCGTGCTCGCCCGACTTCGGCGCCGAGGCCGCGGCCGCCCGCTTCGAGCAGGTCGGCCCCAAGGTGCTCGTCGCTTCCGGTGCTTACCGCTACGGTGGCAAGCTGATGGACAGGAGCGAGACGGTTGCCGCCTTGCGCCGCCGCCTCAAGACGCTGGTGCAGACTGTGGAGCTGGTCTACCCCGGGGAGGGGCCACGGTTGGCGGGTGCGCCGACGTGGGACGAGTGGCTAGCCGGAGCGGCCGGGCCGCTCGAGTTCACCGCACTGCCGTTCGACCACCCCCTCTACGTGCTCTACAGCTCGGGCACCACGGGCGCCCCGAAGGCGATGGTCCACCGCGCCGGCGGCGCCCTTCTCACGCACCGTAAGGAGCACGCGCTTCACTCGGACATCGGTCCCGGCGACGTCGTCTACTACTTCACGACCACCGGTTGGATGATGTGGAACTGGCTGGTCTCGGCGCTGGCGTCCGGCGCCACCATCGTGCTCTTCGACGGTTCTCCGGCCTGGCCCGACCCGCTGGTGACCTTCAGGCTCGCCGAGCGCCTCGGCGTCACGTTCTTCGGCACCAGCGCCCGCTTCATCCAAGAACTCTCGCGCCAAGGCCTGAGCCCAGGCGACGCCTGTGACCTGAGCGCGCTGCGCACGCTGGCGTCCACCGGGTCGCCGCTCTCGCCGCACGGTTTCGAGTACGTGTACGAGGCCGTGAAGCAGGACCTGCACCTGGCCAGCATCTCGGGCGGCACCGACATCGTGAGCTGCTTCATGCTCGGCGTGCCCACGTTGCCCGTATACGCGGGCGAGATCCAAGGCCCGGGGCTCGGGGTCGATCTGAGGGTGTTCGACGAGTCGGGCAACGACGTGACCGGCGAGCCGGGCGAGCTCGTCTGCGGCTCCCCGCTCCCCTCCATGCCGCTTCGGTTCCTGGCCGATCCGGACTTCTCACGCTACCGCGCCGCCTATTTCGAGCAGTACCCGGGCGTGTGGCGGCACGGCGACCTCGTGGAGCGCACCGCTCATGGCGGCATCGTCGTCTACGGGCGGTCCGACGCCACCCTCAACCCGGGCGGGGTGCGCATCGGCACCGCCGAGATCTACCGGCCGCTGGAGGCGGTGCGGGAAGTAGCCGAGGCGGTCGCGGTGGCGCGGCGCCTTGAGGACGATCAGGAAGTCTGGCTACTGGTGGTGCTGCGAGGAGGGGCCGTGCTCGACGAGGCGCTCGAGGCGCGCATCCGAAGGGTCATCCGCGAGTCCACGTCGCCACGCCACGTGCCCAAGAGGATCATCGACGTGCCTGAACTGCCCAGGACGCGTTCCGGGAAGACCATGGAACTGGCCGTCAGCCGCTTGGTGAACGGCCGGCCCATGACGAACCGCGAGGTCGTGGCCAATCCGCAGGCGCTCGACCAGATCGCCGAGCGCCTGCAGCGGCTCCACGCAGGCTGA
- a CDS encoding carbohydrate ABC transporter permease, whose amino-acid sequence MTASAERARRHRTRALQRAVGRFFFWLLIIVLFVYLMFPFYWALVSALKSQAELIQPPATLWPAKPVLTNFRSVLSNDTFVRALGVSTIVASSVTILSLLVGSFAGYALGKMRFRGRGASLYVILAMTMFPQIAVLAGLYAVIRLLNMPAVPSMILSYMLFTLPFTVWVLTSFFKGLPDSLLQAAQVDGATLFQAFRYVLLPLTAPALVTTGLLAFIQAWNEYLFALTFTVIDPPARTVPVAIALFTGEVARQEPFGEIMAAAVIVTIPLVVLVLIFQQRIVAGLTAGAVKG is encoded by the coding sequence ATGACCGCCTCCGCCGAACGCGCCAGGCGCCACCGGACCCGGGCGCTGCAGCGCGCCGTGGGCCGGTTCTTCTTCTGGTTGCTCATCATCGTGCTGTTCGTTTATCTGATGTTCCCGTTCTACTGGGCGCTCGTCTCCGCGCTCAAGTCGCAGGCGGAACTCATCCAGCCGCCGGCCACCCTCTGGCCGGCGAAGCCGGTGCTAACGAACTTCCGCTCAGTGCTGTCCAACGACACCTTCGTCCGGGCACTGGGCGTATCGACGATCGTGGCCAGCAGCGTGACCATCCTTTCGCTCCTGGTGGGCTCTTTCGCCGGCTACGCCCTTGGCAAGATGCGTTTCAGGGGCAGGGGCGCGTCCTTGTACGTCATCCTCGCCATGACGATGTTCCCGCAGATCGCCGTGCTGGCGGGCCTCTACGCCGTCATCCGCCTGCTCAACATGCCCGCCGTTCCAAGCATGATCCTCTCCTACATGCTCTTCACCCTGCCGTTCACCGTCTGGGTCCTCACCTCGTTCTTCAAGGGGCTGCCCGACTCCCTACTGCAGGCGGCGCAGGTGGACGGCGCCACGCTCTTCCAGGCGTTCCGCTACGTGCTCCTCCCCCTGACCGCACCGGCTCTCGTAACCACCGGCCTGCTCGCGTTCATCCAGGCGTGGAACGAGTACCTGTTCGCACTCACGTTCACCGTGATCGACCCTCCGGCTCGCACGGTGCCAGTGGCCATTGCGCTGTTCACCGGCGAGGTCGCCCGTCAGGAGCCGTTCGGCGAGATCATGGCGGCCGCAGTGATCGTGACGATCCCCCTGGTCGTGCTCGTGCTGATCTTCCAACAGCGCATCGTGGCCGGGCTGACCGCCGGCGCCGTGAAGGGCTGA
- a CDS encoding sugar ABC transporter permease, whose translation MSDANESPAPSPNDGGPPGKRAAPGQGRGTTKSGSSRLVRMERRTAYILLLPTFVILALIAAYPFGQVVYSSLTNAKFASSEPTSFVGLENYHTLFAFTVKRLPPRLDESGAPVILDGKTQYESPLKILPRSPVRFKQVFQFDLFGNRYVLGALSAEFIRAVWDTLVFTIVAVALETVLGMVIALTLSSNFRGRGAMRAAMLVPWAVITVVSARIWEWMLQPSRAGLFNALASYLGIGDGHTDFFGNPRLQLPSMIIMDVWKTTPFMALLLLAGLATIPAEFFEAAKVDGAGPLKRFFRITLPLLTPTLAVALIFRTLDSLRVFDIFQVVLGNQRYSMASYAQDMLISRRDMGLSSAASVTIFIIIFVFALLYVRSMKVDTQ comes from the coding sequence ATGAGCGACGCCAACGAGTCGCCGGCGCCCTCTCCCAACGATGGGGGGCCACCCGGGAAACGAGCGGCGCCGGGCCAGGGGCGCGGCACCACCAAGAGCGGCAGTTCGCGCCTGGTACGCATGGAACGCCGCACCGCTTATATCTTGCTGCTGCCGACGTTCGTCATCCTGGCCCTGATAGCGGCCTACCCCTTCGGACAGGTCGTCTACTCGAGCCTCACGAACGCCAAATTCGCCAGCTCCGAACCCACGAGTTTCGTGGGCTTGGAGAACTACCACACGCTGTTCGCGTTCACCGTCAAGCGGCTCCCCCCAAGGCTTGACGAGTCGGGTGCCCCGGTAATACTCGACGGCAAGACCCAGTACGAGTCGCCCCTCAAGATCCTCCCGCGTTCCCCCGTTCGCTTCAAGCAGGTGTTCCAGTTCGACCTCTTCGGCAACCGATACGTGTTGGGCGCCCTCTCGGCCGAGTTCATCCGGGCAGTGTGGGACACGCTGGTCTTCACCATCGTCGCCGTGGCGCTCGAAACCGTGCTCGGGATGGTGATAGCCCTGACCCTCTCCAGCAACTTCCGCGGCCGCGGCGCAATGCGTGCGGCCATGCTCGTGCCGTGGGCGGTCATCACGGTCGTCTCGGCCCGGATCTGGGAGTGGATGCTCCAACCCAGCCGCGCGGGGCTGTTCAACGCCCTGGCTTCTTACCTGGGCATAGGCGACGGCCACACGGACTTCTTCGGCAACCCCCGCCTGCAACTCCCCAGCATGATCATCATGGACGTCTGGAAGACCACGCCCTTCATGGCACTCTTGCTATTGGCCGGACTCGCCACCATCCCCGCGGAGTTCTTCGAGGCGGCTAAGGTCGACGGCGCCGGGCCCCTAAAGCGCTTCTTCCGCATCACGCTTCCCCTCCTCACGCCTACCCTCGCGGTGGCGCTCATCTTCCGCACTCTCGACTCCCTGCGCGTGTTCGACATCTTCCAGGTCGTGCTCGGCAACCAGCGCTACTCCATGGCGAGCTACGCGCAGGACATGCTCATCAGCCGGCGCGACATGGGCTTGTCGTCCGCGGCGTCGGTGACCATCTTCATCATCATCTTCGTCTTCGCGCTGCTCTACGTCCGCTCCATGAAGGTTGATACCCAATGA
- a CDS encoding ABC transporter substrate-binding protein, giving the protein MRKLLSLLFAVLVMGAVASAQTVITVAAGAVGQELELTKAAADRYMKAHPDVTVKVLETPDLTDNRLALYLQMFEAKSSDVDVFQIDVIWPGDLAEHFVDLYDYGARDVIDQHFPAIVQNNTVDGRLVGIPWFTDAGLLYYRTDLLEKYGFDGPPKTWDELTSMAQKIQDGERQAGNPDFWGFVWQGNSYEGLTCDAEEWVASYGGGTIVSPEGVITINNPNAIAAITEAASWVGTISPNGVTSFGEEEARNMWQAGNAAFMRNWPYAYSLGNAKDSVIAGKFDVSPLPAGPNGKPAATLGGWQLAVSKYSKDPAAAADVALFLASPAEQKIRAIEGSLNPTIMSLYKDPDVLKAVPFFGSLYDVFTNAVARPSTVTAPNYAAVSRAFYTAVHSVLTGKTTAADAVAEAEADIEDITGFPTGQP; this is encoded by the coding sequence GTGAGGAAACTTCTCAGTCTCCTGTTCGCCGTGTTGGTCATGGGCGCAGTAGCCAGCGCTCAGACAGTGATAACAGTGGCTGCGGGGGCCGTCGGGCAGGAGCTCGAGCTCACCAAGGCCGCGGCGGACCGCTACATGAAGGCCCATCCCGACGTCACCGTCAAAGTGCTCGAGACGCCGGACCTTACCGACAACCGCCTCGCCCTGTACCTGCAGATGTTCGAAGCCAAGTCCTCGGACGTGGACGTGTTCCAGATCGACGTCATCTGGCCCGGCGACCTCGCCGAGCACTTCGTCGACCTGTACGACTACGGCGCCCGCGACGTGATCGATCAGCACTTCCCCGCCATAGTGCAGAACAACACCGTCGACGGACGCCTCGTCGGGATCCCGTGGTTCACTGACGCCGGGCTCCTCTACTACCGCACCGACCTCCTCGAGAAGTACGGCTTCGATGGCCCGCCCAAGACGTGGGACGAGCTCACCAGTATGGCGCAGAAGATCCAGGACGGTGAGCGCCAGGCCGGTAATCCCGACTTCTGGGGCTTCGTCTGGCAGGGCAACTCCTACGAGGGCCTCACCTGTGACGCCGAGGAATGGGTCGCTTCTTACGGCGGCGGCACCATCGTGAGCCCGGAGGGCGTCATCACCATCAACAACCCCAACGCCATCGCCGCGATCACCGAAGCGGCCTCCTGGGTGGGCACCATCTCCCCCAACGGCGTCACCAGCTTCGGCGAGGAAGAAGCCCGCAACATGTGGCAGGCGGGCAACGCGGCGTTCATGCGCAACTGGCCCTACGCCTACAGCTTGGGCAACGCCAAGGACAGCGTCATCGCCGGTAAGTTCGACGTGAGCCCACTCCCCGCCGGCCCCAACGGCAAGCCCGCCGCCACGCTCGGCGGTTGGCAGCTCGCCGTCTCCAAGTACAGCAAGGATCCCGCGGCCGCGGCGGATGTGGCGCTCTTCCTCGCGTCCCCGGCCGAACAGAAGATCAGGGCGATAGAGGGCTCACTCAACCCAACCATCATGTCCCTCTACAAGGACCCTGACGTGCTCAAGGCCGTGCCGTTCTTCGGCTCCTTGTACGACGTGTTCACGAACGCGGTCGCGCGCCCCTCGACCGTCACGGCGCCCAACTACGCGGCCGTGTCGCGCGCCTTCTACACGGCCGTGCATAGCGTGCTGACCGGGAAGACCACCGCAGCCGACGCCGTCGCGGAAGCCGAGGCCGACATCGAGGACATCACGGGCTTCCCCACCGGCCAACCATAA
- a CDS encoding response regulator has protein sequence MGERRMISGSLKSVPLGDVFQLVAMSQKTGLLTVERGGARARIYFDQGRVAYAHMTSGAHLGEMLVRLDLLTAREVQEILMDQQRENPGTLLGRVAVEKGILAEADLARAVEAQAFDVITELLSWSDGAFEFGEVTANASQVPLGHGFDAAMLLMRVVQGLEAFKEHGAPPDAVYARLGDPTLVDLPDGAWEVLGQVDGRRSARTIAAELDMPERRALAVLGELETLGVVERSPYPADEPVVLVVTASGALDRLIKLALQRTGLRTARVADFASVFEGINEHHPRALVLDDDGSAWDFVRALRKSAQQGHLPVLVLVEKEPRGSLFRPLPKADWLVKPFHELKLQQEVTKLVGDPKHA, from the coding sequence GTGGGTGAACGCCGGATGATCAGCGGCAGCCTGAAGAGCGTTCCGCTGGGTGACGTGTTCCAGCTGGTGGCCATGAGCCAGAAGACGGGCCTCTTGACGGTCGAACGCGGGGGCGCCCGCGCGCGCATCTACTTCGACCAGGGCCGCGTGGCGTACGCGCACATGACTTCGGGTGCCCACCTCGGCGAGATGCTCGTGCGCCTCGACCTCCTCACCGCCCGCGAAGTACAGGAGATCCTCATGGATCAGCAGCGCGAGAACCCGGGGACCCTCCTGGGGCGCGTTGCCGTGGAGAAGGGCATCCTCGCCGAAGCGGACCTGGCGCGGGCCGTGGAGGCACAGGCGTTCGACGTGATCACCGAGTTGCTGTCATGGTCCGATGGCGCGTTCGAGTTCGGCGAGGTGACGGCGAACGCCTCTCAGGTACCTTTGGGTCATGGCTTCGACGCCGCAATGCTCCTCATGCGCGTCGTCCAAGGTCTCGAGGCGTTCAAGGAGCATGGCGCGCCACCGGACGCCGTCTACGCGCGCCTGGGCGACCCGACCCTCGTCGACCTGCCGGACGGCGCCTGGGAGGTCCTCGGTCAGGTGGACGGCCGGCGCTCGGCGCGGACCATCGCGGCCGAGCTCGACATGCCGGAACGCAGGGCCCTGGCCGTGCTGGGGGAACTCGAGACCCTGGGCGTGGTCGAGCGGTCGCCGTACCCGGCCGACGAGCCCGTCGTGCTCGTCGTCACCGCGAGCGGCGCACTCGACAGGCTCATCAAACTGGCGCTCCAGCGGACGGGCCTTCGCACCGCCCGTGTTGCCGACTTCGCCAGCGTGTTCGAGGGCATCAACGAGCACCATCCTCGCGCGCTGGTGCTGGACGATGACGGCTCGGCCTGGGACTTCGTGCGGGCGCTGCGCAAGAGCGCTCAGCAGGGGCATCTTCCCGTACTCGTGCTGGTTGAGAAGGAGCCGCGGGGCTCGTTGTTCAGGCCCCTGCCCAAGGCCGACTGGCTCGTCAAGCCTTTCCACGAACTCAAGCTCCAACAAGAGGTCACCAAGCTCGTCGGCGACCCCAAGCACGCCTGA
- the ruvB gene encoding Holliday junction branch migration DNA helicase RuvB, translating to MEEVHLRPASLADYVGQTRLKRKLEVYLEAARDRREALDHVLLYGPPGLGKTTLAHIIAAELGVGIRVTSGPAIEKPGDLAAILTNSLEPGDVLFIDEIHRLGRVAEEHLYPAMEEFKIDIVLGQGPAARSIRLELPRFTLIGATTRPGLITGPLRSRFGILEHLDYYSDAELATSVRHDAQRLGYKLSDDAALEIGQRSRGTMRIAKRLLRRVRDYAQVAGDEAIDLARAKHALDALDIDDAGLDRRDRAILGALVERFAGGPVGLDTLATAVSEDRATLEEVYEPFLIQRGLLMRTQRGRMATPATYRHLGLPVPVGTLGEAPLFGEGAAPERQA from the coding sequence GTGGAGGAAGTGCACCTGAGGCCCGCCTCGCTGGCGGATTACGTCGGCCAGACGCGGCTCAAGCGGAAGCTCGAGGTCTACCTCGAGGCCGCCCGCGACCGCCGCGAGGCGCTCGACCACGTCCTGCTCTACGGACCGCCCGGCCTCGGGAAGACCACGCTGGCGCACATCATCGCCGCCGAGCTGGGCGTGGGCATCCGCGTGACCTCGGGTCCGGCCATCGAGAAGCCCGGGGACCTGGCTGCCATCCTCACCAACTCGCTCGAACCCGGTGACGTCCTCTTCATCGACGAGATCCACCGCCTGGGCCGAGTGGCCGAGGAGCACCTCTATCCTGCCATGGAGGAGTTCAAGATCGACATCGTGCTGGGCCAGGGGCCCGCCGCCCGCTCCATCCGGCTGGAGCTCCCACGGTTCACCCTGATCGGCGCCACCACGAGGCCGGGCCTCATCACGGGGCCGCTCCGCAGCCGCTTCGGGATCCTCGAGCACCTCGACTACTATTCCGATGCGGAACTCGCCACGTCCGTCAGGCACGACGCCCAGCGGCTCGGATACAAGCTGAGCGACGACGCGGCGCTCGAGATCGGCCAGCGCTCGCGGGGCACCATGCGCATCGCCAAGCGCCTGCTGCGCCGCGTACGCGACTACGCGCAGGTGGCCGGCGACGAGGCCATCGACCTGGCCCGCGCCAAGCATGCGCTGGACGCCCTCGACATCGACGACGCGGGCCTGGACCGCCGCGACCGCGCCATCCTCGGCGCACTGGTGGAACGCTTCGCCGGCGGCCCGGTCGGGCTCGACACGCTCGCTACCGCCGTCTCGGAGGACCGGGCCACGCTGGAGGAAGTGTACGAACCGTTCCTCATCCAGCGGGGCCTGCTCATGCGCACCCAGCGCGGTCGCATGGCCACGCCGGCCACCTACCGCCACCTCGGCCTTCCCGTGCCGGTCGGAACCCTCGGCGAGGCGCCCCTGTTCGGTGAAGGCGCCGCCCCCGAGCGGCAAGCTTGA
- a CDS encoding phosphoribosyltransferase family protein produces the protein MQSHRVRVGDQERELKVVNVGAVSVALLNLLGDTALTEAAADELVRRLPHGVQTLVTPEVKAVPLAHAMSVRSGLPYVVARKTEKPYMVDSITRSVMSITTGKPQLLVIDGADLHKLRGKRVAIVDDVVSTGGTLNGLIGILEEVGAEVVATMVVFTEGSEREDVIALGHLPLYPAEQGAHD, from the coding sequence ATGCAAAGCCACCGGGTTCGCGTGGGAGACCAGGAGCGCGAGCTGAAGGTCGTCAACGTCGGAGCCGTGTCCGTCGCGCTGCTCAACCTCTTGGGCGACACCGCGCTCACCGAGGCAGCCGCTGACGAGTTGGTGAGGCGTCTGCCGCACGGCGTCCAGACGCTGGTCACGCCCGAGGTGAAGGCCGTGCCGCTGGCGCACGCCATGAGCGTCCGGAGTGGCCTGCCGTACGTGGTGGCCCGCAAGACCGAGAAACCCTACATGGTCGATTCGATCACGAGGTCCGTCATGTCAATCACGACAGGCAAGCCCCAGCTCCTCGTGATAGACGGGGCCGACCTGCATAAGTTGCGCGGCAAGCGCGTTGCCATAGTGGACGACGTCGTCTCCACGGGCGGGACCCTCAACGGTCTGATCGGCATCTTGGAAGAGGTCGGCGCGGAGGTCGTGGCCACCATGGTCGTCTTCACGGAGGGATCCGAGCGCGAGGACGTGATAGCGCTTGGGCACCTGCCGCTCTACCCGGCGGAGCAGGGCGCGCATGACTGA
- the dnaG gene encoding DNA primase has protein sequence MAGDAKELIKDRLNLADVVGEVVALKPAGRGQLKGLCPFHAEKTPSFHVHVDRGFYYCFGCHAKGDVFDFVMNTQALSFPDALRLLGARAGVEVEPAGRKEPHRRDLYDVNQLALEYFRTHLEGAPLDYLRGRGIATETVDAFEVGFAPAGWDGLLRHALGKGVREADLVTLGLVIENERGRRYDRFRERIVFPIRDGLSRLVGFAGRVLDDSMPKYLNSPESELFNKGGLLYGLDKARSEIRRSGEVLVVEGYMDVMALHQAGMKNAVAALGATLTAEQGDALARLDVHSVKLAFDADEAGQRAVLAGLDQAVGRRFVVSAVTIPFGKDPAEAVLGGHLSEFQAALSQGVNEVEFRFRRVLERYDPASVEGQRSVLEELQGVLRPRGVFDPVATEMRRLVIEHLKIDGARLDDWLAGKARRAPSTTEMKGLRRQRLELGQARRLELEAVALLLMEPRRLRERLERVMGGVPAHGAGSALVDFARYCSEFDYDAGAVLANYQRLDEGAVVLERLLRADGEEDGRIDIEVQLVKTMSRLREVLLEEQKEAGRARLLARRAELAAGLTDADAGEAGLAELYDELQEIQGVLAARDAERRLRVPEAYTKQRKKRG, from the coding sequence ATGGCCGGTGACGCCAAGGAACTGATCAAGGACCGCCTGAACCTGGCCGACGTCGTCGGAGAGGTGGTGGCGCTCAAGCCCGCGGGGAGGGGTCAGCTCAAGGGGCTGTGCCCGTTCCATGCCGAGAAGACGCCGAGCTTCCACGTCCACGTGGACCGCGGGTTCTACTACTGCTTCGGCTGCCACGCCAAGGGCGACGTCTTCGACTTCGTGATGAACACCCAGGCGCTGAGCTTTCCCGATGCGCTGCGCTTGTTGGGCGCCAGGGCCGGGGTCGAGGTGGAGCCGGCCGGCCGCAAGGAACCGCACCGCCGCGACCTCTACGACGTCAACCAGCTCGCCCTCGAGTACTTCCGCACGCACCTGGAGGGAGCGCCACTCGATTACCTCCGCGGACGCGGCATCGCCACGGAGACGGTGGACGCCTTCGAGGTCGGGTTCGCTCCGGCCGGCTGGGACGGCCTGCTACGACATGCGCTCGGCAAGGGCGTGCGCGAGGCCGACCTGGTGACGCTGGGCCTCGTGATCGAGAACGAACGCGGCAGGCGCTACGACCGCTTCAGGGAGCGCATCGTGTTCCCGATCCGCGACGGCCTCTCTCGGCTGGTCGGCTTCGCGGGGCGCGTGCTCGACGACTCGATGCCTAAGTACCTGAACAGCCCCGAGTCGGAGCTCTTCAACAAGGGCGGGCTCCTCTACGGCCTCGACAAGGCGCGCTCGGAGATCAGGCGCTCGGGCGAGGTGCTGGTGGTCGAGGGTTACATGGACGTCATGGCCCTGCACCAGGCGGGCATGAAGAACGCCGTGGCAGCGCTCGGGGCGACCCTCACCGCCGAGCAGGGCGACGCCCTGGCGCGGCTCGACGTCCACTCCGTCAAGCTGGCGTTCGACGCCGACGAGGCCGGGCAGCGAGCCGTGTTGGCGGGGCTCGACCAGGCGGTGGGGCGCAGGTTCGTCGTGAGCGCGGTAACGATACCGTTCGGCAAGGACCCGGCCGAGGCGGTGCTTGGCGGGCACCTGAGCGAGTTCCAGGCCGCCCTGTCGCAGGGCGTGAACGAGGTCGAGTTCCGCTTCCGCCGCGTACTCGAACGCTACGACCCCGCCAGCGTCGAGGGCCAACGTTCGGTGCTGGAGGAGTTGCAGGGCGTGTTGCGGCCGCGGGGGGTGTTCGATCCGGTGGCGACCGAGATGCGCAGGCTCGTGATCGAACACCTGAAGATCGACGGTGCGCGCTTGGATGACTGGTTGGCCGGCAAAGCCCGTCGCGCTCCGTCGACGACCGAGATGAAGGGTCTGAGGCGCCAGCGCCTCGAACTAGGCCAGGCGCGAAGGCTGGAGCTCGAAGCGGTGGCCCTGCTACTGATGGAGCCGCGCCGGCTGAGGGAGAGGCTGGAGCGGGTGATGGGCGGGGTCCCCGCTCACGGCGCCGGTTCGGCGCTCGTCGACTTCGCGCGCTACTGCTCGGAGTTCGACTACGACGCTGGGGCGGTCCTCGCGAACTATCAACGGCTCGACGAGGGGGCGGTCGTGCTCGAACGACTGCTGCGGGCCGATGGCGAGGAAGACGGCCGCATCGACATCGAGGTGCAGCTCGTCAAGACCATGTCGCGATTACGAGAGGTGCTCCTCGAGGAGCAGAAGGAGGCCGGGAGGGCGCGCTTGCTGGCGCGCAGGGCCGAGCTGGCGGCCGGGCTGACGGACGCCGATGCGGGAGAGGCGGGCCTGGCCGAGCTTTATGATGAACTGCAGGAGATTCAGGGGGTTCTCGCGGCGCGCGACGCGGAACGCCGCTTGAGGGTGCCGGAGGCGTACACGAAGCAACGTAAGAAGAGGGGTTGA
- a CDS encoding V-type ATPase subunit subunit G family protein yields MEARGERLLQDLVTQEKNLVRKVEEAKAKAKAIVEQAAADAAKLVAEGKARAEGAAKSDLEAATKQAEAARNEILHNARDAAGLLNDKANNNAGRAATMVLEKVLP; encoded by the coding sequence TTGGAAGCTCGAGGAGAACGACTGCTCCAAGACCTCGTGACCCAGGAGAAGAACCTGGTACGTAAGGTGGAGGAGGCCAAGGCCAAGGCCAAGGCGATCGTCGAACAGGCGGCGGCGGACGCTGCCAAACTCGTCGCCGAGGGCAAGGCGCGGGCGGAGGGCGCGGCCAAGAGCGACCTCGAGGCCGCGACCAAGCAGGCCGAGGCCGCACGCAACGAGATCTTGCATAACGCACGCGACGCCGCCGGGTTGCTCAACGACAAGGCCAACAACAACGCGGGCCGCGCCGCTACCATGGTGCTGGAGAAGGTCTTGCCATGA